The proteins below come from a single Maylandia zebra isolate NMK-2024a linkage group LG23, Mzebra_GT3a, whole genome shotgun sequence genomic window:
- the LOC101476887 gene encoding mitogen-activated protein kinase kinase kinase kinase 4 isoform X2, with amino-acid sequence MANDSPAKSLVDIDLASLRDPAGIFELVEVVGNGTYGQVYKGRHVKTGQLAAIKVMDVTEDEEEEIKLEINMLKKYSHHRNIATYYGAFIKKSPPGHDDQLWLVMEFCGAGSITDLVKNTKGNQLKEDWIAYISREILRGLAHLHAHHVIHRDIKGQNVLLTENAEVKLVDFGVSAQLDRTVGRRNTFIGTPYWMAPEVIACDENPDATYDYRSDLWSCGITAIEMAEGAPPLCDMHPMRALFLIPRNPPPRLKSKKWSKKFFSFIESCLVKNYTQRPPTEQLLKHPFIRDQPNERQVRIQLKDHIDRTKKKRGEKDETEYEYSGSEEEEEDPPEQEGEPSSIVNVPGESTLRRDFIRLQQENKERSEALRHQQLLQEQQLREQEEYKRQLLAERQKRIEQQKEQRRRLEEQQRREREMRRQQEREQRRREQEEKRRMEEMDRRRKEEEERRQDEKRRNDREQEYIRRQLEEEQRHLEMLQEQLLREQAMLLEFKWRELEEQRKAERLHKRLQQEQAYLLSLQHDSKQQPGDKTKLPSDHSKPPQAATLPPDRALATLPQAQVLNSAVSVARGACESSRAPQTIPADSSKSQATGQERTDESLSRVSNSPSSLQTETPSDSNPPQTESSEPDSEPVSQPPQPIREADERYRKNIQGSPQAAPPPKQPPLPPRSSEPFSNGGSSSDASAMHRPMEPQVQWSHLAALKSSNSAAPSPPPPPVVARSQSFSESGGVASSFAQLHLRSQDPHHHHHHHPSPARTDPQPQPPLHHPQARLEHQASSEEVPPKVPVRTTSRSPVLSRRESPLPSQPSNQGGQRNAGSNVEQRPLWDRVEKLQSRPGSGSSSGSSNSSSQASPGDRFRPRSSSKSEGSPLQRPENVSKKQDEKNVARPTRPADLTALAKELRAVDDVRPPHKVTDYSSSSDESGTTDEEDEEEVDQEAGEESTSGAEDSKAGYPHGFRRRVSNGETESAKTMLVEDSESEQATTPSKDGTLVIRQSTADIKRLVTLSSSSPSSAGHGQPQPPGRGLLEKNGFPGRIHHLPDLIQQSHHSTSSSTTIPSFSSSSSSSSTTTTSSSLPSSSSHASPAVSPQISLDELTAIESQSESNSMSKHKSSSSFTPFIDPRLLQISPSSGSSLNNMAGFGQDGRLSDQLRSDPSRKGSVVNVNPVNTRPPSDTPEIRKYKKRFNSEILCAALWGVNLLVGTESGLMLLDRSGQGKVYPLINRRRIQQMDVLEGLNVLVTISGKKNKLRVYYLSWLRNKILHNDPEVEKKQGWVNVGDLEGCVHYKVVKYERIKFLVLALKNSVEVYAWAPKPYHKFMAFKSFGDLVHKPLLVDLTVEEGQRLKVIYGSCSGFHAVDVDSGAVYDIYLPTHIQTNIQCHAIIILPNTDGIELLVCYEDEGVYVNTYGRITKDVVLQWGEMPTSVAYIRSNQIMGWGEKAIEIRSVETGHLDGVFMHKRAQRLKFLCERNDKVFFASVRAGGASQVYFMTLGRTSLMSW; translated from the exons GATGAAGAAGAGGAAATTAAACTGGAGATCAATATGCTGAAGAAGTATTCCCACCACAGAAACATAGCCACCTACTATGGTGCTTTCATTAAGAAGAGCCCTCCGGGACACGATGACCAGCTATGG TTGGTGATGGAGTTCTGTGGTGCTGGTTCCATCACAGACCTAGTGAAGAACACAAAGGGGAACCAGCTGAAGGAAGACTGGATTGCCTACATCTCCAGAGAGATCCTCAGA GGTCTCGCCCACTTACACGCCCACCACGTCATCCACCGTGACATCAAAGGCCAGAACGTGTTATTGACGGAGAATGCTGAAGTTAAACTAG TGGATTTTGGCGTGAGTGCTCAGCTGGATCGGACAGTTGGAAGGAGAAACACCTTCATTGGGACACCTTACTGGATGGCCCCAGAAGTCATCGCTTGTGACGAGAACCCAGATGCAACATATGATTACCGA AGTGATCTGTGGTCCTGCGGTATCACGGCTATTGAAATGGCTGAAGGAGCGCCCC CTCTTTGCGACATGCACCCCATGCGTGCACTCTTCCTCATTCCAAGAAATCCTCCTCCTCGGCTGAAATCTAAAAAATG GTCCAAAAAGTTCTTCAGTTTCATCGAGAGCTGCCTCGTGAAGAATTACACGCAGCGCCCaccaacagagcagctgctgaagCACCCCTTCATCCGAGACCAGCCCAACGAGCGGCAGGTCCGCATACAGCTCAAAGACCACATCGACCGGACGAAGAAAAAGAGGGGCGAGAAAG ATGAGACGGAATATGAGTACAGTGgcagtgaggaggaggaagaggatccTCCTGAGCAAGAAGGAGAGCCCAG CTCAATTGTCAACGTGCCAGGTGAATCTACTCTACGGCGTGACTTCATCCGCCTGCAGCAGGAGAACAAGGAGAGGTCGGAGGCGCTCCGTCACCAGCAGCTCCTCCAGGAGCAGCAACTCCGGGAGCAAGAGGAGTACAAGCGCCAACTACTGGCAGAGAGGCAGAAACGTATCGAGCAACAGAAGGAGCAGAGAAGGCGGTTAGAGGAG CAACAGCGACGCGAACGGGAGATGAGGAGGCAACAGGAGCGCGAGCAGCGTCGTCGCGAGCAAGAAGAAAAGAGGCGTATGGAGGAGATGGATCGTAGAcgtaaagaggaggaggaacgCCGGCAGGACGAGAAGAGAAGGAACGATCGTGAGCAG GAGTACATCAGGCGCCAGCTGGAAGAGGAGCAGAGACACCTCGAGATGCTCCAGGAGCAGCTGCTCCGTGAGCAGGCCATGCTGCTG GAGTTCAAGTGGCGGGAGCTCGAGGAGCAGCGCAAAGCCGAGCGTCTCCACAAGCGCCTGCAGCAGGAGCAGGCGTACCTGCTGTCCCTGCAGCACGACTCCAAGCAGCAACCTGGCGACAAAACAAAACTCCCATCAGACCATAGTAAGCCGCCACAGGCTGCCACTCTGCCCCCTGACAGAGCCCTCGCCACACTCCCACAAGCTCAGGTCCTCAACTCTGCCGTCTCTGTAGCGAGGGGCGCCTGTGAATCCTCCAGAGCCCCTCAGACGATCCCTGCAGACAGCAGTAAATCCCAGGCAACAGGGCAGGAGAGGACTGATGAGAGTTTGAGCCGGGTCTCAAACTCCCCCAGCTCCCTTCAGACTGAAACCCCCTCTGACTCTAACCCTCCTCAGACAGAAAGCTCGGAGCCCGACAGCGAGCCTGTCAGTCAACCTCCTCAGCCTATCAGAGAG GCCGACGAGCGCTACCGTAAGAACATTCAGGGCTCCCCTCAGGCCGCCCCTCCTCCCAAGCAGCCCCCTCTGCCTCCCCGCTCCTCTGAACCGTTCTCCAACGGCGGCTCTTCGTCCGACGCATCTGCCATGCACCGACCCATGGAGCCTCAG GTCCAGTGGTCTCACCTGGCTGCTCTAAAGAGCAGCAACAGCGCTgccccctctcctcctcctccacccgtGGTTGCCCGCTCTCAGTCCTTCAGCGAGTCCGGCGGTGTGGCCTCTAGCTTTGCACAACTCCACCTGCGCTCCCAGGAcccccaccatcaccaccaccaccacccatcGCCTGCACGCACAGATCCCCAACCCCAACCTCCCCTCCACCACCCTCAGGCTAGGCTTGAACATCAGGCCAGCAGCGAGGAGGTCCCTCCCAAG GTACCGGTGAGGACAACATCCAGGTCTCCTGTACTGTCACGTAGAGAGTCCCCTCTGCCTTCACAGCCCAGCAATCAGGGCGGACAGAGGAACGCAGGCAG TAACGTGGAGCAGCGTCCGCTGTGGGATCGAGTGGAGAAGCTGCAGTCCCGGCCAGGCAGCGGCAGCTCGTCCGGCTCCTCCAACTCCAGCTCCCAGGCCAGTCCTGGGGACCGTTTCAGGCCACGCT CTTCCTCCAAATCTGAAGGATCGCCTCTCCAGCGGCCTGAAAACGTTTCCAAGAAACAGGATGAAAAGAATGTCGCCAGGCCCACTCGACCAGCT GACCTGACAGCGCTCGCCAAGGAGCTGCGCGCAGTCGACGATGTGCGACCTCCTCACAAGGTCACAGACTACTCCTCCTCCAGTGACGAGTCGGGCACGACCGACGAGGAGGACGAGGAAGAGGTGGACCAGGAGGCAGGAGAAGAGTCCACCTCAGGGGCCGAGGACTCCAAAGCTGG ATATCCCCATGGCTTCCGCAGGAGAGTGAGTAACGGCGAGACGGAGTCTGCTAAAACCATGCTGGTCGAAGACTCGGAAAGCGAACAGGCAACCACACCCTCCAAGGATGGCACACTGGTCATCAGACAG AGCACAGCTGACATAAAGCGGTTGGTCACTCTCTCATCTTCCTCCCCTTCCTCGGCTGGCCACGGCCAACCCCAACCCCCTGGTCGCGGCCTGCTAGAGAAAAACGGCTTTCCGGGCCGCATACACCACCTACCAGACCTTATCCAGCAGAGCCATCATTCCACTTCCTCTTCCACAACCATcccttccttctcctcctcctcctcctcctcttccaccaCCACTACCTCCTCCTCCTTACCCTCATCATCTAGCCATGCCAGTCCTGCAGTATCCCCACAGATCTCTTTGGACGAGCTCACTGCCATAGAG TCGCAGTCGGAGAGCAACTCCATGTCCAAACACAAGTCTTCCTCCTCGTTCACTCCCTTCATCGACCCGCGTCTGCTGCAGATATCTCCATCCAGCGGGAGCTCCCTCAACAACATGG CTGGATTTGGGCAAGACGGGCGCCTGTCAGATCAGCTGCGGTCCGACCCATCCCGTAAAGGCTCGGTGGTTAATGTCAACCCGGTCAACACTCGTCCACCGAGCGACACCCCGGAGATTCGCAAGTACAAGAAGAGGTTCAACTCTGAGATCCTGTGTGCGGCACTCTGGG GAGTAAATCTGCTGGTGGGAACAGAGAGCGGTCTGATGCTGCTGGACCGAAGCGGTCAAGGTAAGGTCTACCCTCTGATCAACCGTCGACGCATCCAGCAGATGGACGTCCTAGAGGGACTCAACGTCCTGGTGACCATATCAG GCAAAAAGAACAAGCTGCGAGTGTATTACCTGTCATGGCTTCGAAACAAGATTTTGCACAATGACCCTGAGGTGGAGAAGAAGCAGGGGTGGGTCAATGTGGGCGACCTGGAGGGCTGTGTCCACTACAAAGTTG TGAAGTACGAGAGAATTAAATTCTTGGTGCTGGCTTTGAAGAACTCTGTGGAGGTCTACGCGTGGGCGCCCAAACCTTATCACAAGTTCATGGCCTTTAAG TCTTTTGGTGACCTGGTGCACAAACCTCTGCTGGTTGACTTGACGGTGGAGGAAGGTCAGAGGTTAAAGGTCATCTACGGTTCCTGTTCAGGCTTCCACGCTGTGGATGTGGACTCTGGTGCCGTCTACGACATCTACCTGCCCACACAT ATCCAAACCAATATTCAGTGCCACGCCATCATCATCTTGCCCAACACTGATGGGATTGAGCTGCTGGTGTGTTACGAGGACGAGGGCGTCTACGTCAACACCTACGGACGCATCACCAAAGATGTGGTGCTGCAGTGGGGAGAAATGCCAACTTCAGTGG CCTACATTAGGTCAAACCAGATCATGGGCTGGGGTGAGAAGGCTATAGAGATCCGCTCAGTGGAGACGGGCCACCTTGACGGAGTCTTCATGCACAAGAGAGCCCAGAGACTCAAGTTCCTTTGTGAGAGGAATGACAAG GTCTTCTTTGCCTCTGTGCGTGCCGGAGGTGCCAGCCAAGTATATTTCATGACCCTGGGACGCACATCCCTCATGAGCTGGTAG
- the LOC101476887 gene encoding mitogen-activated protein kinase kinase kinase kinase 4 isoform X4, protein MANDSPAKSLVDIDLASLRDPAGIFELVEVVGNGTYGQVYKGRHVKTGQLAAIKVMDVTEDEEEEIKLEINMLKKYSHHRNIATYYGAFIKKSPPGHDDQLWLVMEFCGAGSITDLVKNTKGNQLKEDWIAYISREILRGLAHLHAHHVIHRDIKGQNVLLTENAEVKLVDFGVSAQLDRTVGRRNTFIGTPYWMAPEVIACDENPDATYDYRSDLWSCGITAIEMAEGAPPLCDMHPMRALFLIPRNPPPRLKSKKWSKKFFSFIESCLVKNYTQRPPTEQLLKHPFIRDQPNERQVRIQLKDHIDRTKKKRGEKDETEYEYSGSEEEEEDPPEQEGEPSSIVNVPGESTLRRDFIRLQQENKERSEALRHQQLLQEQQLREQEEYKRQLLAERQKRIEQQKEQRRRLEEQQRREREMRRQQEREQRRREQEEKRRMEEMDRRRKEEEERRQDEKRRNDREQEYIRRQLEEEQRHLEMLQEQLLREQAMLLEFKWRELEEQRKAERLHKRLQQEQAYLLSLQHDSKQQPGDKTKLPSDHSKPPQAATLPPDRALATLPQAQVLNSAVSVARGACESSRAPQTIPADSSKSQATGQERTDESLSRVSNSPSSLQTETPSDSNPPQTESSEPDSEPVSQPPQPIREADERYRKNIQGSPQAAPPPKQPPLPPRSSEPFSNGGSSSDASAMHRPMEPQVQWSHLAALKSSNSAAPSPPPPPVVARSQSFSESGGVASSFAQLHLRSQDPHHHHHHHPSPARTDPQPQPPLHHPQARLEHQASSEEVPPKVPVRTTSRSPVLSRRESPLPSQPSNQGGQRNAGSNVEQRPLWDRVEKLQSRPGSGSSSGSSNSSSQASPGDRFRPRSSSKSEGSPLQRPENVSKKQDEKNVARPTRPADLTALAKELRAVDDVRPPHKVTDYSSSSDESGTTDEEDEEEVDQEAGEESTSGAEDSKAGRVSNGETESAKTMLVEDSESEQATTPSKDGTLVIRQSTADIKRLVTLSSSSPSSAGHGQPQPPGRGLLEKNGFPGRIHHLPDLIQQSHHSTSSSTTIPSFSSSSSSSSTTTTSSSLPSSSSHASPAVSPQISLDELTAIESQSESNSMSKHKSSSSFTPFIDPRLLQISPSSGSSLNNMAGFGQDGRLSDQLRSDPSRKGSVVNVNPVNTRPPSDTPEIRKYKKRFNSEILCAALWGVNLLVGTESGLMLLDRSGQGKVYPLINRRRIQQMDVLEGLNVLVTISGKKNKLRVYYLSWLRNKILHNDPEVEKKQGWVNVGDLEGCVHYKVVKYERIKFLVLALKNSVEVYAWAPKPYHKFMAFKSFGDLVHKPLLVDLTVEEGQRLKVIYGSCSGFHAVDVDSGAVYDIYLPTHIQTNIQCHAIIILPNTDGIELLVCYEDEGVYVNTYGRITKDVVLQWGEMPTSVAYIRSNQIMGWGEKAIEIRSVETGHLDGVFMHKRAQRLKFLCERNDKVFFASVRAGGASQVYFMTLGRTSLMSW, encoded by the exons GATGAAGAAGAGGAAATTAAACTGGAGATCAATATGCTGAAGAAGTATTCCCACCACAGAAACATAGCCACCTACTATGGTGCTTTCATTAAGAAGAGCCCTCCGGGACACGATGACCAGCTATGG TTGGTGATGGAGTTCTGTGGTGCTGGTTCCATCACAGACCTAGTGAAGAACACAAAGGGGAACCAGCTGAAGGAAGACTGGATTGCCTACATCTCCAGAGAGATCCTCAGA GGTCTCGCCCACTTACACGCCCACCACGTCATCCACCGTGACATCAAAGGCCAGAACGTGTTATTGACGGAGAATGCTGAAGTTAAACTAG TGGATTTTGGCGTGAGTGCTCAGCTGGATCGGACAGTTGGAAGGAGAAACACCTTCATTGGGACACCTTACTGGATGGCCCCAGAAGTCATCGCTTGTGACGAGAACCCAGATGCAACATATGATTACCGA AGTGATCTGTGGTCCTGCGGTATCACGGCTATTGAAATGGCTGAAGGAGCGCCCC CTCTTTGCGACATGCACCCCATGCGTGCACTCTTCCTCATTCCAAGAAATCCTCCTCCTCGGCTGAAATCTAAAAAATG GTCCAAAAAGTTCTTCAGTTTCATCGAGAGCTGCCTCGTGAAGAATTACACGCAGCGCCCaccaacagagcagctgctgaagCACCCCTTCATCCGAGACCAGCCCAACGAGCGGCAGGTCCGCATACAGCTCAAAGACCACATCGACCGGACGAAGAAAAAGAGGGGCGAGAAAG ATGAGACGGAATATGAGTACAGTGgcagtgaggaggaggaagaggatccTCCTGAGCAAGAAGGAGAGCCCAG CTCAATTGTCAACGTGCCAGGTGAATCTACTCTACGGCGTGACTTCATCCGCCTGCAGCAGGAGAACAAGGAGAGGTCGGAGGCGCTCCGTCACCAGCAGCTCCTCCAGGAGCAGCAACTCCGGGAGCAAGAGGAGTACAAGCGCCAACTACTGGCAGAGAGGCAGAAACGTATCGAGCAACAGAAGGAGCAGAGAAGGCGGTTAGAGGAG CAACAGCGACGCGAACGGGAGATGAGGAGGCAACAGGAGCGCGAGCAGCGTCGTCGCGAGCAAGAAGAAAAGAGGCGTATGGAGGAGATGGATCGTAGAcgtaaagaggaggaggaacgCCGGCAGGACGAGAAGAGAAGGAACGATCGTGAGCAG GAGTACATCAGGCGCCAGCTGGAAGAGGAGCAGAGACACCTCGAGATGCTCCAGGAGCAGCTGCTCCGTGAGCAGGCCATGCTGCTG GAGTTCAAGTGGCGGGAGCTCGAGGAGCAGCGCAAAGCCGAGCGTCTCCACAAGCGCCTGCAGCAGGAGCAGGCGTACCTGCTGTCCCTGCAGCACGACTCCAAGCAGCAACCTGGCGACAAAACAAAACTCCCATCAGACCATAGTAAGCCGCCACAGGCTGCCACTCTGCCCCCTGACAGAGCCCTCGCCACACTCCCACAAGCTCAGGTCCTCAACTCTGCCGTCTCTGTAGCGAGGGGCGCCTGTGAATCCTCCAGAGCCCCTCAGACGATCCCTGCAGACAGCAGTAAATCCCAGGCAACAGGGCAGGAGAGGACTGATGAGAGTTTGAGCCGGGTCTCAAACTCCCCCAGCTCCCTTCAGACTGAAACCCCCTCTGACTCTAACCCTCCTCAGACAGAAAGCTCGGAGCCCGACAGCGAGCCTGTCAGTCAACCTCCTCAGCCTATCAGAGAG GCCGACGAGCGCTACCGTAAGAACATTCAGGGCTCCCCTCAGGCCGCCCCTCCTCCCAAGCAGCCCCCTCTGCCTCCCCGCTCCTCTGAACCGTTCTCCAACGGCGGCTCTTCGTCCGACGCATCTGCCATGCACCGACCCATGGAGCCTCAG GTCCAGTGGTCTCACCTGGCTGCTCTAAAGAGCAGCAACAGCGCTgccccctctcctcctcctccacccgtGGTTGCCCGCTCTCAGTCCTTCAGCGAGTCCGGCGGTGTGGCCTCTAGCTTTGCACAACTCCACCTGCGCTCCCAGGAcccccaccatcaccaccaccaccacccatcGCCTGCACGCACAGATCCCCAACCCCAACCTCCCCTCCACCACCCTCAGGCTAGGCTTGAACATCAGGCCAGCAGCGAGGAGGTCCCTCCCAAG GTACCGGTGAGGACAACATCCAGGTCTCCTGTACTGTCACGTAGAGAGTCCCCTCTGCCTTCACAGCCCAGCAATCAGGGCGGACAGAGGAACGCAGGCAG TAACGTGGAGCAGCGTCCGCTGTGGGATCGAGTGGAGAAGCTGCAGTCCCGGCCAGGCAGCGGCAGCTCGTCCGGCTCCTCCAACTCCAGCTCCCAGGCCAGTCCTGGGGACCGTTTCAGGCCACGCT CTTCCTCCAAATCTGAAGGATCGCCTCTCCAGCGGCCTGAAAACGTTTCCAAGAAACAGGATGAAAAGAATGTCGCCAGGCCCACTCGACCAGCT GACCTGACAGCGCTCGCCAAGGAGCTGCGCGCAGTCGACGATGTGCGACCTCCTCACAAGGTCACAGACTACTCCTCCTCCAGTGACGAGTCGGGCACGACCGACGAGGAGGACGAGGAAGAGGTGGACCAGGAGGCAGGAGAAGAGTCCACCTCAGGGGCCGAGGACTCCAAAGCTGG GAGAGTGAGTAACGGCGAGACGGAGTCTGCTAAAACCATGCTGGTCGAAGACTCGGAAAGCGAACAGGCAACCACACCCTCCAAGGATGGCACACTGGTCATCAGACAG AGCACAGCTGACATAAAGCGGTTGGTCACTCTCTCATCTTCCTCCCCTTCCTCGGCTGGCCACGGCCAACCCCAACCCCCTGGTCGCGGCCTGCTAGAGAAAAACGGCTTTCCGGGCCGCATACACCACCTACCAGACCTTATCCAGCAGAGCCATCATTCCACTTCCTCTTCCACAACCATcccttccttctcctcctcctcctcctcctcttccaccaCCACTACCTCCTCCTCCTTACCCTCATCATCTAGCCATGCCAGTCCTGCAGTATCCCCACAGATCTCTTTGGACGAGCTCACTGCCATAGAG TCGCAGTCGGAGAGCAACTCCATGTCCAAACACAAGTCTTCCTCCTCGTTCACTCCCTTCATCGACCCGCGTCTGCTGCAGATATCTCCATCCAGCGGGAGCTCCCTCAACAACATGG CTGGATTTGGGCAAGACGGGCGCCTGTCAGATCAGCTGCGGTCCGACCCATCCCGTAAAGGCTCGGTGGTTAATGTCAACCCGGTCAACACTCGTCCACCGAGCGACACCCCGGAGATTCGCAAGTACAAGAAGAGGTTCAACTCTGAGATCCTGTGTGCGGCACTCTGGG GAGTAAATCTGCTGGTGGGAACAGAGAGCGGTCTGATGCTGCTGGACCGAAGCGGTCAAGGTAAGGTCTACCCTCTGATCAACCGTCGACGCATCCAGCAGATGGACGTCCTAGAGGGACTCAACGTCCTGGTGACCATATCAG GCAAAAAGAACAAGCTGCGAGTGTATTACCTGTCATGGCTTCGAAACAAGATTTTGCACAATGACCCTGAGGTGGAGAAGAAGCAGGGGTGGGTCAATGTGGGCGACCTGGAGGGCTGTGTCCACTACAAAGTTG TGAAGTACGAGAGAATTAAATTCTTGGTGCTGGCTTTGAAGAACTCTGTGGAGGTCTACGCGTGGGCGCCCAAACCTTATCACAAGTTCATGGCCTTTAAG TCTTTTGGTGACCTGGTGCACAAACCTCTGCTGGTTGACTTGACGGTGGAGGAAGGTCAGAGGTTAAAGGTCATCTACGGTTCCTGTTCAGGCTTCCACGCTGTGGATGTGGACTCTGGTGCCGTCTACGACATCTACCTGCCCACACAT ATCCAAACCAATATTCAGTGCCACGCCATCATCATCTTGCCCAACACTGATGGGATTGAGCTGCTGGTGTGTTACGAGGACGAGGGCGTCTACGTCAACACCTACGGACGCATCACCAAAGATGTGGTGCTGCAGTGGGGAGAAATGCCAACTTCAGTGG CCTACATTAGGTCAAACCAGATCATGGGCTGGGGTGAGAAGGCTATAGAGATCCGCTCAGTGGAGACGGGCCACCTTGACGGAGTCTTCATGCACAAGAGAGCCCAGAGACTCAAGTTCCTTTGTGAGAGGAATGACAAG GTCTTCTTTGCCTCTGTGCGTGCCGGAGGTGCCAGCCAAGTATATTTCATGACCCTGGGACGCACATCCCTCATGAGCTGGTAG